The Balaenoptera acutorostrata chromosome 15, mBalAcu1.1, whole genome shotgun sequence genome contains a region encoding:
- the AHCY gene encoding adenosylhomocysteinase yields the protein MSDKLPYKVADISLAAWGRKALDLAENEMPGLMRMREMYSASKPLKGARIAGCLHMTVETAVLIETLVALGAEVRWSSCNIFSTQDHAAAAIAKAGIPVYAWKGETDEEYLWCIEQTLYFKDGPLNMILDDGGDLTNLIHTKYPQLLSGIRGISEETTTGVHNLYKMMANGILKVPAINVNDSVTKSKFDNLYGCRESLIDGIKRATDVMIAGKVAVVAGYGDVGKGCAQALRGFGARVIITEIDPINALQAAMEGYEVTIMDEACQEGNIFVTTTGCIDIILGRHFEQMKDDAIVCNIGHFDVEIDVKWLNENAVEKVNIKPQVDRYLLKNGRRVIILAEGRLVNLGCAMGHPSFVMSNSFTNQVLAQIELWTHPDKYPVGVHFLPKKLDEAVAEAHLGKLNVKLTKLTEKQAQYLGMPCDGPFKPDHYRY from the exons ATGTCGGACAAGCTGCCTTACAAAGTCG CTGACATCAGCCTGGCCGCCTGGGGACGCAAGGCCCTGGACCTCGCAGAGAATGAGATGCCGGGCCTGATGCGCATGCGGGAGATGTACTCGGCCTCCAAACCACTGAAGGGCGCCCGCATTGCCGGCTGCCTGCACATGACCGTGGAGACGGCTGTCCTCATTGAGACCCTCGTTGCCCTGGGTGCTGAG GTGCGGTGGTCCAGCTGCAATATCTTCTCCACCCAGGACCATGCAGCAGCTGCCATTGCCAAGGCTGGCATTCCAG TGTACGCCTGGAAGGGTGAAACGGACGAGGAATATCTGTGGTGCATTGAGCAGACGCTGTACTTCAAGGACGGGCCCCTCAACATGATTCTGGACGATGGTGGTGACCTCACCAACCTCATCCACACCAAGTACCCACAGCTCCTGTCAG GCATCCGAGGCATCTCCGAAGAGACCACAACGGGGGTCCACAACCTGTACAAGATGATGGCCAACGGGATCCTGAAGGTGCCTGCCATCAATGTCAACGACTCTGTCACCAAG AGCAAGTTTGACAACCTCTATGGCTGCCGGGAGTCCCTCATAGATGGCATCAAGCGGGCCACGGACGTGATGATTGCGGGCAAGGTGGCGGTGGTAGCGGGCTATGGTGACGTGGGCAAGGGCTGTGCCCAGGCCCTGAGGGGCTTCGGGGCCCGCGTCATCATCACGGAGATCGACCCCATCAACGCGCTTCAGGCTGCCATGGAGG GCTATGAGGTGACCATCATGGATGAGGCCTGTCAGGAGGGCAACATCTTTGTCACCACCACGGGCTGTATCGACATCATCCTCGGCAG GCACTTTGAACAGATGAAAGATGACGCCATTGTGTGTAACATCGGACACTTTGACGTGGAGATTGATGTCAAGTGGCTGAACGAGAACGCTGTGGAGAAGGTGAACATCAAGCCCCAG GTGGACCGCTACTTGTTGAAGAACGGGCGCCGCGTCATCATTCTGGCCGAGGGCCGGCTGGTCAACCTGGGCTGCGCCATGGGCCACCCCAGCTTCGTGATGAGCAACTCCTTCACCAACCAGGTGCTGGCGCAGATTGAGCTGTGGACCCACCCAGACAAGTATCCCGTCGGGGTCCACTTCCTGCCCAAGAAG CTGGACGAAGCAGTGGCTGAAGCCCACCTGGGCAAGCTGAATGTGAAGCTGACCAAGCTGACTGAGAAGCAGGCCCAGTACTTGGGCATGCCCTGTGACGGCCCCTTCAAACCTGATCACTACCGCTACTGA